In Hahella sp. KA22, one genomic interval encodes:
- a CDS encoding DUF6531 domain-containing protein, with translation MKHFLKGNSRNCSALSLLGLLIIYSHAAKAGESITIPGKFLNYEAARLAVEKQPRDSSDGGGICCSHHELGFRKAWKSVKLDGVSIEYYASFYYPNKESCPTGTESYSNNSCLPVPQSKPPEVCAGNPIDVSTGEKRQTEVDYQDAKSGLLTFSRTYSSATGQWRDNLSRSTTDKKVLRTDGSVLVRPWIKSNLSDGTSTYYLATGNAKKIEYISIKPSTGGITPTTTKNTSGITLDENGVRYTYNSDGKLTRAERLATGAYAEYSYEDTDTIVTDNLGRTLRMSKDASGNVTQMITPAGVTFNYTYIDGNLTRLDNSADISKQYHYEDSRFPHALTGITDEKGVRFATWKYDDQGRAVLSEHADGAERVTLSFNSDGSTTVTNELGKQTTYHFTHLYGTNKPTSVEGHASENCIAANSSYTYDQYGYKDLVTDWKGNITDFDYSPTGLEIKRVEAKGTSDERITVTEWNPTLRQPIKITEPNRVTEFTYDDNGKLKSKSILPIEIQ, from the coding sequence TTGAAACACTTTTTGAAAGGCAACTCTCGTAATTGTTCTGCGCTATCTCTACTGGGCCTGCTTATAATTTATTCTCATGCCGCAAAAGCAGGAGAAAGTATCACGATTCCTGGTAAATTTCTTAACTATGAGGCTGCCAGGCTAGCTGTTGAGAAACAGCCAAGAGATTCTTCAGATGGCGGGGGAATTTGCTGTAGTCATCACGAGTTAGGGTTCAGAAAAGCTTGGAAAAGCGTCAAACTTGATGGTGTAAGCATCGAATACTACGCTTCGTTTTACTACCCAAATAAAGAGTCTTGCCCTACTGGAACCGAGTCATACTCAAACAACTCCTGTTTGCCGGTTCCACAGAGCAAACCACCAGAAGTCTGTGCGGGGAATCCTATAGATGTATCTACAGGCGAAAAACGCCAAACAGAAGTCGACTATCAGGATGCCAAGTCAGGGCTTCTTACTTTTTCACGTACATACTCAAGCGCCACAGGCCAATGGAGAGATAATTTATCCCGCAGTACGACAGACAAAAAAGTACTTCGCACTGACGGATCTGTCCTTGTTAGGCCCTGGATAAAATCTAATCTAAGCGATGGCACATCCACTTATTATTTAGCCACAGGAAATGCAAAAAAAATTGAATACATTTCCATCAAGCCTTCGACTGGCGGCATTACACCAACCACCACAAAAAACACCTCCGGCATTACATTAGATGAAAATGGAGTGCGCTATACCTATAACAGTGATGGAAAGTTAACTCGTGCAGAGAGGTTGGCTACGGGAGCATACGCCGAATACTCCTATGAGGATACGGATACTATCGTCACGGATAACTTGGGGCGAACACTTCGCATGAGTAAAGATGCGAGTGGAAATGTGACGCAGATGATTACACCTGCCGGGGTGACGTTTAATTATACGTATATCGATGGGAATCTAACCCGCCTTGATAATTCCGCGGATATATCAAAACAATACCATTACGAAGATTCTCGCTTTCCCCATGCCCTAACAGGCATTACCGATGAAAAAGGCGTTCGCTTCGCCACCTGGAAATACGATGACCAGGGTCGCGCAGTTCTTTCAGAGCATGCTGATGGCGCAGAGAGGGTTACTCTCAGCTTCAATTCCGATGGCTCAACCACCGTCACTAACGAGCTGGGCAAGCAAACCACTTACCACTTTACTCATCTATATGGAACGAATAAGCCAACGTCAGTGGAAGGACATGCGTCGGAGAATTGCATCGCAGCAAACTCCTCTTACACCTACGACCAATATGGTTATAAAGACCTGGTTACCGACTGGAAAGGGAACATAACCGATTTCGATTACAGCCCCACAGGCCTGGAGATAAAGAGAGTCGAGGCAAAAGGCACATCAGATGAACGCATTACTGTAACTGAGTGGAACCCGACGTTAAGACAGCCGATTAAAATCACCGAGCCGAATCGCGTTACTGAATTCACGTATGACGATAATGGCAAACTTAAAAGCAAGTCTATTTTACCGATTGAAATTCAATAA
- a CDS encoding RHS repeat domain-containing protein, translating to MKSLNQLTTILFSALFSLATLLSAQAHAEADLYFIHSDHLGTPQAMTDSAKNVVWNTQQTPFGETVEETGSVVQPLRFPGQYADPESEFNYNYFRDYDPTIGRYLQSDPIGLAGGINTYAYVEQNPLLYSDPEGLSRKKGLAEAFLCAVLFICGDGNPHTPDKASGRREPTPTEQVEHERKKRQTKAPRKRKPKGDGELPSLSPYDFPVWAACVNGKAPCDICKLWGYTNPYCEWPYNPYKCEK from the coding sequence ATGAAAAGCCTAAACCAATTAACAACGATTTTATTCAGCGCCCTATTCTCACTGGCCACCCTGCTCAGCGCACAAGCGCACGCGGAAGCCGATCTGTACTTTATCCACTCAGACCACCTGGGCACACCTCAGGCGATGACCGACAGCGCAAAAAATGTGGTTTGGAATACCCAGCAGACTCCGTTTGGGGAGACTGTGGAAGAGACGGGTTCAGTCGTTCAGCCTCTGCGTTTTCCGGGGCAGTATGCTGATCCAGAGTCGGAATTCAATTATAACTATTTTAGAGACTACGACCCTACGATTGGCCGTTACCTACAATCAGATCCAATAGGGTTAGCAGGAGGAATAAATACATATGCATACGTTGAACAGAATCCTCTTCTTTATTCAGATCCTGAAGGCCTTTCAAGAAAAAAGGGGCTTGCTGAGGCATTTTTATGTGCAGTACTTTTCATTTGTGGTGACGGAAACCCCCATACACCAGACAAAGCTAGTGGACGAAGGGAACCTACCCCAACCGAGCAGGTTGAACACGAACGAAAGAAAAGGCAGACAAAAGCGCCAAGAAAACGAAAACCAAAAGGAGACGGGGAACTTCCCAGTCTATCACCATATGATTTCCCAGTTTGGGCTGCTTGTGTAAATGGTAAAGCTCCCTGTGATATCTGTAAGCTTTGGGGATATACTAACCCTTACTGCGAATGGCCCTATAATCCATACAAGTGTGAAAAATAA
- a CDS encoding DUF6531 domain-containing protein — MAILCASLNSLAGVASYQTRNDAIKAAYNKCGSAWTNIGTEQWFKTDEYAKHGLVSMFVCSTGNNTNEFFMFGSTTCLDADGAGRCQPRPDEDDDNCRSPSGGSPKAGNPVLILSGKKVQRETDYQDSQTPSLSLTRLYSSTLGRWIFSFEKHLIYTPALGTVDVYRPDGRVLEYHRSNRTWVDDQPYFKTSNVVENLLPTHLSDGQIGWKLITSDNIQELYNKSGDLVEERNLVTGETTTFTRNAEEVVVTDSKSRSVRYKVDDDRRITEFTSANNLQYKYTYDSNGNLKTVTNPENATVTYHYEDSRFVSALTGITDEKGLRYATWRYDEKGRAISSEHHNEADKVSIDFAHTDDAADPRVTYKNSLGKETTYHFQWVNGSRKVKQVEGHASENCVASNNAYTYDNKGFVDTVTDWEGNITDYDHNERGLEVKRIEAKGTPEERVILTEWHPTLRLPIKITEPDRITEFTYDDDGKLKSKSIQPVAAN; from the coding sequence ATGGCGATTTTATGCGCCAGTCTAAACTCATTAGCTGGCGTAGCCTCCTATCAAACAAGGAACGATGCAATTAAAGCTGCTTACAACAAGTGTGGCAGCGCTTGGACAAACATTGGAACCGAACAATGGTTTAAGACCGATGAGTACGCCAAACATGGCTTGGTTAGCATGTTTGTATGTAGCACAGGGAATAACACGAATGAGTTTTTCATGTTTGGCTCTACTACCTGCCTTGATGCAGATGGCGCAGGCCGCTGTCAACCACGCCCAGATGAAGACGACGACAACTGCCGGTCACCTTCTGGCGGCAGCCCAAAAGCAGGCAATCCAGTCCTAATTCTGTCAGGAAAAAAGGTCCAAAGAGAAACAGATTACCAAGACTCGCAGACACCTTCCCTGTCCTTAACAAGGCTTTATTCATCAACTCTCGGACGGTGGATATTCTCTTTTGAAAAACACCTTATATACACACCTGCACTCGGAACTGTAGATGTTTATCGGCCGGATGGAAGGGTGCTGGAATACCACAGAAGCAATAGAACATGGGTAGACGACCAACCCTATTTTAAAACATCCAATGTCGTAGAAAACCTCCTACCAACACATCTTAGTGATGGTCAAATAGGATGGAAGTTAATTACTTCTGACAACATACAAGAGCTTTACAACAAATCCGGCGATTTAGTAGAAGAACGAAATTTAGTTACAGGAGAAACCACTACATTTACCCGTAACGCTGAGGAAGTCGTGGTAACTGACAGCAAAAGTCGTTCCGTCAGGTACAAAGTAGACGACGACCGACGGATAACCGAGTTCACTAGCGCCAATAACCTTCAATATAAATATACGTACGATAGTAACGGCAACCTTAAAACTGTGACAAATCCTGAAAATGCCACAGTCACTTACCATTACGAAGACTCTCGTTTCGTATCTGCATTAACAGGCATCACGGATGAAAAAGGCTTGCGCTACGCAACATGGCGTTATGACGAAAAAGGACGGGCAATCTCTTCTGAGCATCACAACGAAGCAGATAAGGTTTCGATCGATTTTGCCCATACAGATGATGCAGCGGACCCAAGAGTCACTTATAAGAATTCACTAGGCAAAGAAACCACTTACCATTTTCAGTGGGTAAATGGCTCACGCAAAGTTAAACAAGTGGAAGGCCATGCCTCCGAAAATTGTGTCGCCTCCAACAATGCATATACCTACGACAACAAGGGTTTCGTGGATACGGTTACAGACTGGGAAGGCAACATCACCGATTACGACCACAACGAACGCGGCCTGGAAGTAAAACGCATCGAAGCCAAAGGAACCCCGGAAGAGCGTGTAATTCTTACCGAGTGGCATCCAACGTTGCGTCTTCCCATCAAAATCACCGAGCCGGATCGCATCACCGAATTCACCTACGACGATGACGGCAAACTGAAGAGTAAATCCATCCAGCCTGTGGCCGCCAATTAA
- a CDS encoding DUF6531 domain-containing protein, whose translation MLTKSVVIISSLLLSLPTSAQEYYWIGGPYGDSSNSPMSICNTYNASATIGSGVTTTRLTNHAVGKLACQGFMGNASHPAIKDKYIFAFFVKRVGDDCPSNKKFEADTQACTSRSPYPAKQCTKGNPIIVSSGEKVQTEVDFQNAFGPGSHYVRTYKSKVEAPQAHGSWSLPFSRKIAMIEVPVADNYVRLIRVVRDDGAEYHFRRDNATGQYSTYTDTLMSLEGFVDEKDKPTGYKLHLGNEVEEYDRFGRLLSVSGPYGTNYEVQYGTFTTITSKHGQTLTLKYKSDRLTVESITHSDGRKVSYTYNAKGLVETASFYQAPNYEVPLHTKTYHYEKTGFPTLLTGITDESGVRYVTWDYDEQGRGILSEHAGSNDRYQFAYPDALTTEVTNPLGKVTTYEFENFNGYERIKAVKGADSENCLASNRSYSYNDQGLLSGKVDANGVATSYDHNERGLEVKRIEAKGTPEERVTLTEWHPTLRLPIKITEPDRITEFTYDDDGKLKSKSIQPVAGS comes from the coding sequence ATGCTAACTAAATCAGTTGTTATTATTTCTTCGCTATTGCTATCACTACCCACTTCAGCTCAGGAGTATTATTGGATTGGAGGTCCATATGGGGACTCATCTAATAGCCCAATGTCCATCTGTAATACTTACAATGCGTCGGCAACAATAGGTTCAGGCGTCACTACTACTCGCCTTACTAATCATGCTGTTGGCAAACTTGCTTGTCAGGGCTTTATGGGCAATGCCTCACACCCAGCTATAAAGGATAAGTATATTTTCGCTTTTTTCGTAAAAAGGGTTGGGGATGACTGCCCATCAAACAAAAAATTTGAAGCAGATACCCAAGCCTGTACCAGTCGCTCTCCATATCCCGCCAAGCAGTGCACAAAAGGCAACCCAATAATTGTTTCCAGTGGGGAAAAAGTTCAAACAGAAGTTGACTTTCAAAATGCTTTTGGCCCCGGAAGCCACTATGTCAGAACTTACAAGAGCAAAGTAGAGGCGCCTCAAGCCCATGGGAGTTGGAGTCTGCCTTTTTCACGCAAAATTGCGATGATTGAAGTACCTGTCGCCGATAACTACGTAAGACTTATTCGTGTCGTGAGAGATGATGGCGCCGAATATCATTTCCGAAGGGACAATGCGACTGGACAATACAGCACTTACACAGACACCCTCATGTCACTAGAAGGCTTTGTCGATGAGAAAGACAAACCTACGGGCTATAAACTCCACTTAGGCAATGAAGTTGAAGAGTATGATCGGTTTGGCCGACTGTTATCCGTTTCAGGCCCATACGGTACAAACTATGAAGTGCAATACGGCACATTCACAACTATCACTTCCAAGCATGGCCAGACCTTAACTTTGAAATACAAGTCTGACCGTCTGACGGTAGAAAGTATTACCCACTCGGATGGAAGAAAAGTTTCCTATACCTATAACGCAAAAGGTTTGGTGGAGACTGCTAGTTTCTATCAGGCGCCTAACTACGAAGTCCCTCTCCATACTAAGACCTATCACTACGAAAAAACCGGCTTTCCTACCCTCTTAACCGGCATCACCGACGAGTCGGGAGTCAGATATGTCACTTGGGACTATGATGAGCAAGGTAGGGGCATTTTAAGTGAGCACGCCGGTAGCAATGATCGGTATCAGTTTGCCTACCCCGACGCTCTTACTACTGAGGTCACCAACCCTCTTGGCAAAGTTACTACTTATGAGTTCGAAAACTTCAATGGCTATGAACGCATCAAGGCGGTAAAGGGCGCAGACTCCGAAAATTGCCTAGCGTCCAATCGCAGCTACAGCTACAACGACCAAGGGCTACTTTCTGGAAAAGTTGACGCCAACGGCGTCGCAACCAGCTACGACCACAACGAACGCGGCCTGGAAGTAAAACGCATTGAAGCTAAAGGAACCCCGGAAGAGCGAGTGACGCTCACCGAGTGGCATCCAACGTTGCGTCTTCCCATCAAGATCACCGAGCCGGATCGCATCACCGAATTCACCTACGACGATGACGGCAAACTGAAGAGTAAATCCATCCAGCCTGTGGCTGGTAGTTAG
- a CDS encoding tetratricopeptide repeat protein: MNNARLLEEANYLYRNNRFNEAACYYRSLASSGHYGSARRLGWMYLLGEGLDVNYSEALKWLSYAAKHDDDEAMFAIGWLYQSMGHENWQEAYKWFKKAAEKEFPAAIYRLAWMHIHCDDYSNASIEDLLIKSSSLGCLRAKRDLGFWRLKSKKGLTAKIRGIWNIVSTFFAVLYVTYRNSNDPRLLF; encoded by the coding sequence ATGAACAATGCTAGATTACTTGAAGAAGCTAACTATTTATATCGAAACAATAGATTTAATGAAGCAGCTTGTTATTATAGAAGTCTAGCATCAAGTGGGCATTATGGAAGCGCTCGTAGACTAGGGTGGATGTATTTGCTAGGTGAAGGCTTAGATGTCAATTATAGCGAAGCATTAAAGTGGTTAAGTTACGCAGCTAAGCATGATGACGATGAAGCCATGTTTGCTATAGGATGGCTCTATCAATCAATGGGCCATGAAAACTGGCAAGAAGCCTATAAGTGGTTTAAAAAAGCGGCAGAGAAAGAGTTTCCTGCCGCAATATATCGGCTAGCTTGGATGCATATTCATTGTGATGACTATTCAAATGCATCAATCGAAGACTTGTTAATAAAGTCATCATCTCTAGGATGTTTACGCGCGAAGAGAGACTTAGGATTTTGGCGACTAAAAAGCAAGAAAGGACTAACAGCAAAAATACGAGGAATTTGGAATATAGTTAGCACATTTTTCGCAGTACTCTACGTTACATATAGAAATAGCAATGATCCTCGGCTATTATTTTAA
- a CDS encoding RHS repeat protein yields MMLAKKTALAAAIAGVFMSANSWADRSWSYTYNSQNLMETQDGPRTDVNDVTTYGYHDDGNLHTITNALSQVTTLENYNGAGLAQKIIDANGVVTLLEYNWRGQPVKRTVKSSQGDAITVFVYDKVGLLEQITLADGTFLHYEYDPARRLRSVTNRAGDKIVYEVDPMGNRTKVEIKDGAENLFNVQRQVFDELGRLIRSITAANHETRYGYDKNSNMTSVTDANNQQTVQGFDALNRLIKVTDAKLGVTQYEYDAQDNLIAVTDPRNLKTTYKYDYAGNMYEQNSPDTGLTVFTHDDAGNALTRTDARGVVTEYSYDALNRVTQVRYPANPSENISYSYDDTANGNKGVGRLTRISDQSGAISFHYDDRGNLVKESRAIEGQTYVTQYAYDLANKLTDITYPSGRIVRYHYNEEGQIDRVTTLASSGAAEKIVVENVSYLPFGPMQSLTYGNGLARTMSYDQDYQLTGIDSSVMRRSYGYDPLGNIASITDQIDSAQSQSFGYDALSRLETADGGYGDIRYDYDAVGNRTARTRTQNGKTLSESYEYASDSNRLTRVDTNDDGAVSERTFAYTDNGNIRQDQNNSRNLELIYNQQNRLEEVKKGGEQLAMYVHNALGQRVIKVATDPAANVHFHYSQSGQLLAETKPSGEVIREMIYLNGVPVAMLAEGGGGATTPVSDIIVDNHDSGVTTVGAWSSSSFSSVRHGADYQYAPAGSGGKSFTWKLPVSKAGVYKVYAYWNAGDSRASNATYSLQTSAGAQSITANQQQGGGWGLLGSYSLNSASAITLSDNANGFVIADAIKLEWVGATATPDPAPITVDNNDAAATQTGGWSISTFSSNRYGDNYHYAPAGTGSKVFTWNLAIERAGNYRVYAYWNGGSTRGSNVKYDIKTQSGTQSVQVNQQQGGGSWSQIGVFPLDANAKVSVSDNANGYVIADAIKVEWAGE; encoded by the coding sequence ATGATGTTAGCAAAGAAAACCGCCTTGGCGGCGGCTATCGCCGGCGTATTCATGAGCGCCAACAGCTGGGCTGATCGCTCCTGGAGTTACACCTATAACAGCCAGAATCTGATGGAGACCCAGGACGGCCCCCGCACGGACGTCAACGACGTCACCACTTACGGCTATCATGACGACGGCAACCTGCACACCATCACCAATGCGCTGTCTCAGGTCACCACGTTGGAGAATTACAACGGCGCAGGGCTGGCGCAGAAGATTATTGACGCCAACGGCGTCGTGACTCTGTTGGAATACAACTGGCGCGGCCAGCCGGTTAAGCGCACCGTAAAAAGCAGCCAGGGCGACGCCATCACCGTCTTCGTTTACGACAAGGTCGGGTTGCTGGAGCAGATCACTCTGGCGGATGGAACTTTCCTGCATTACGAATACGATCCCGCGCGTCGTCTGCGCAGCGTCACCAACCGCGCCGGCGACAAGATCGTCTATGAAGTCGACCCCATGGGCAACCGCACCAAGGTGGAGATCAAAGACGGCGCCGAAAACCTGTTCAACGTGCAGCGCCAGGTCTTCGACGAGCTGGGACGTTTGATCCGAAGCATCACCGCCGCCAATCACGAAACCCGTTACGGCTACGATAAAAACTCCAATATGACGTCCGTCACCGACGCCAACAACCAGCAAACCGTGCAAGGCTTTGACGCGCTGAACCGGCTGATCAAGGTGACCGACGCCAAACTGGGCGTCACCCAGTATGAGTACGACGCTCAGGACAACCTCATTGCGGTTACCGATCCGCGCAACCTGAAGACGACTTACAAGTACGATTACGCCGGCAACATGTACGAGCAGAACAGTCCAGATACTGGCCTGACCGTCTTCACTCATGATGACGCCGGCAATGCGCTGACCCGCACCGACGCCCGCGGCGTGGTGACTGAGTACAGCTATGACGCCTTGAATCGCGTGACTCAGGTTCGCTATCCCGCGAACCCCTCCGAAAACATTTCCTACAGCTATGACGACACCGCCAACGGCAACAAAGGCGTCGGCCGCCTGACCCGCATCAGCGATCAGTCTGGAGCCATCAGCTTCCATTACGACGACCGCGGCAACCTGGTGAAGGAAAGCCGCGCAATAGAGGGCCAGACCTACGTCACTCAGTATGCTTACGACTTGGCCAACAAGTTGACGGACATCACCTACCCCAGCGGTCGCATCGTGCGTTATCACTACAATGAAGAAGGTCAAATAGATCGCGTCACGACACTGGCCAGCAGCGGTGCTGCGGAAAAAATCGTGGTGGAAAACGTCAGTTACCTGCCCTTCGGCCCCATGCAGAGCCTGACCTACGGCAACGGCCTGGCCCGCACCATGAGTTACGATCAGGACTACCAATTGACCGGCATTGACAGCAGCGTAATGCGTCGCAGCTACGGGTACGATCCGCTGGGCAATATCGCCAGCATCACGGATCAGATCGACAGCGCGCAAAGCCAGAGTTTCGGCTATGACGCCCTGTCGCGCCTGGAAACCGCGGACGGTGGATACGGCGATATTCGTTACGACTACGACGCAGTGGGCAACCGTACTGCGCGCACCCGCACGCAAAACGGTAAGACCCTGTCAGAGAGCTATGAATACGCCAGCGACAGCAACCGTCTGACCCGCGTCGACACCAATGACGACGGCGCCGTCAGCGAGCGCACGTTCGCCTACACCGACAATGGCAATATCCGTCAGGATCAGAACAACTCCCGCAATCTGGAGCTGATCTACAACCAGCAGAACCGTTTAGAAGAAGTGAAGAAAGGCGGCGAGCAGCTGGCCATGTACGTACACAACGCCCTCGGCCAGCGCGTCATCAAAGTCGCGACCGACCCTGCCGCCAACGTGCACTTCCACTACAGCCAAAGCGGTCAATTGCTGGCGGAGACCAAGCCAAGCGGCGAAGTCATTCGCGAAATGATTTACCTCAACGGCGTTCCTGTGGCCATGCTGGCGGAAGGCGGTGGCGGGGCAACAACGCCCGTGTCCGACATCATCGTCGACAACCATGACAGCGGCGTCACCACTGTCGGAGCCTGGAGCTCATCCAGCTTCTCCAGCGTCCGCCATGGCGCAGACTATCAATACGCCCCCGCAGGCAGCGGCGGGAAATCCTTCACCTGGAAACTTCCCGTCAGCAAAGCTGGCGTCTACAAAGTCTACGCCTACTGGAACGCAGGAGACTCCCGTGCCAGCAACGCCACTTACAGCCTGCAGACCAGCGCTGGCGCGCAAAGTATCACCGCCAACCAGCAACAAGGCGGCGGCTGGGGATTACTAGGCTCCTACTCGCTGAACAGCGCCTCAGCCATCACGCTGAGCGACAACGCTAACGGTTTTGTGATTGCAGACGCCATCAAGCTGGAATGGGTCGGAGCGACCGCAACACCAGACCCCGCTCCCATTACGGTAGACAATAACGACGCCGCAGCGACGCAAACCGGCGGCTGGAGTATTTCCACCTTCTCTTCCAACCGTTATGGCGATAACTATCATTACGCTCCCGCCGGGACTGGAAGCAAAGTCTTCACTTGGAACCTCGCCATCGAGCGGGCAGGCAATTACCGCGTTTACGCCTACTGGAACGGCGGTTCAACCAGAGGCAGTAACGTGAAGTACGACATTAAAACCCAATCAGGAACGCAAAGCGTGCAAGTGAACCAACAACAGGGCGGCGGCTCCTGGAGCCAGATCGGCGTATTCCCCCTGGACGCCAACGCAAAAGTCTCCGTCTCTGACAACGCCAACGGCTACGTCATTGCAGACGCCATCAAAGTGGAATGGGCCGGCGAGTAA
- a CDS encoding transposase: MARLPRLYLPGCAHHIIQRGNNREPCFYDEADYKAYLSFLKDAADKYQVDIHAFVLMTNHVHMLATPVNDQGIGRMMQAQGRKYVQYFNYTHSRTGTLWEGRYKSTLVDSETYLLTVYRYIELNPVRAEMVEHASEYPWSSYRHNALGRMIQLIKPHSIYQQLGKTAEERQKHYRLLFRGQIPEQDLSTIREATNKAWVLGNDRFKAEIEAKTGRRARPLGRGGDRKSEKFHVMKYQ, encoded by the coding sequence ATGGCTCGTTTACCTCGCCTTTATCTCCCTGGCTGTGCTCACCACATCATTCAGCGGGGCAACAATCGCGAACCCTGCTTTTACGATGAGGCGGACTACAAGGCTTATCTCTCTTTTCTGAAGGATGCGGCAGACAAATATCAGGTCGACATCCATGCTTTTGTCTTGATGACCAACCATGTTCATATGCTTGCCACCCCTGTAAACGACCAGGGAATAGGTCGAATGATGCAGGCGCAAGGACGCAAGTATGTTCAGTACTTTAACTACACCCATAGCCGCACCGGCACTCTGTGGGAAGGACGTTACAAGTCCACCTTAGTTGATTCTGAGACATACCTGTTAACAGTTTATCGCTATATTGAGCTAAACCCTGTCAGAGCGGAGATGGTGGAGCATGCTTCTGAGTATCCTTGGTCAAGCTATCGGCACAATGCCCTTGGGAGAATGATTCAGTTGATCAAGCCGCATTCGATTTACCAGCAACTGGGTAAAACCGCGGAAGAACGCCAGAAGCATTACCGACTATTATTTCGTGGCCAGATACCAGAACAAGATTTATCCACGATCCGGGAAGCGACTAACAAAGCTTGGGTGTTGGGTAATGATCGTTTTAAGGCTGAGATAGAAGCCAAGACTGGAAGACGGGCAAGGCCATTGGGACGAGGAGGAGATAGGAAGTCTGAGAAATTTCACGTTATGAAATATCAATGA
- a CDS encoding YbaK/EbsC family protein, which produces MRTLDDLYRDTMALLQKANVSYREETHEPVFTYEKAEEVARRFGFTGAESKSLFMKLKDGRFCMLVTLQHQRLDWKQLKNALGGKASFCNDEELKEKTGCEPMCACPIGHPADITLVIDECIFASERLVFSPGPPGKTVEISIEDVRKVLDCCDNPVVYLTEREAG; this is translated from the coding sequence ATGAGAACGCTTGACGATTTATATCGGGATACGATGGCTCTGTTGCAGAAGGCCAATGTGAGTTATCGCGAAGAAACACATGAGCCCGTGTTCACCTATGAGAAGGCGGAAGAGGTGGCCAGGCGTTTTGGTTTCACTGGCGCGGAAAGCAAAAGTCTGTTCATGAAACTGAAAGACGGGCGCTTTTGCATGTTAGTGACGCTGCAGCATCAGCGTTTGGACTGGAAGCAGTTAAAGAATGCGCTGGGCGGTAAAGCGTCCTTTTGTAATGATGAGGAGTTAAAGGAAAAGACCGGGTGTGAGCCGATGTGCGCCTGTCCTATTGGGCATCCTGCTGATATCACGCTGGTGATTGATGAGTGCATATTCGCCAGCGAAAGGCTGGTGTTTTCTCCCGGGCCGCCTGGGAAGACGGTGGAGATCAGTATTGAGGATGTACGCAAGGTGCTGGACTGCTGTGATAATCCAGTAGTGTATCTGACTGAGCGAGAGGCGGGGTAG
- a CDS encoding GNAT family N-acetyltransferase, producing MNFVLTDSPTQEDIDVIHNGLIAYNLNYMDMRELKDLAVFYSDDQGGKLAGVVGETLGNWLKVKYLWVSESLRGKGVGGELLARAEAEAIKRGCRYAVLDTFSFQALPFYEKKGYTLQFTLESYPKHNQAKHFLTKELIQSDNENA from the coding sequence ATGAACTTCGTATTAACGGATTCCCCCACACAAGAAGATATTGACGTTATTCATAATGGTTTGATTGCTTACAATCTGAACTATATGGATATGCGGGAGTTGAAGGATTTGGCGGTTTTTTATTCTGATGATCAGGGCGGTAAGTTGGCGGGGGTGGTTGGAGAGACGCTTGGGAATTGGCTTAAGGTTAAATATTTATGGGTATCCGAATCGTTGCGGGGTAAAGGGGTTGGCGGGGAGTTGTTGGCCCGTGCTGAGGCGGAGGCGATAAAGCGTGGTTGTCGTTATGCCGTCCTGGATACGTTCAGCTTTCAGGCATTGCCTTTTTATGAAAAGAAAGGATACACGCTGCAATTTACTTTGGAGTCCTACCCCAAGCACAATCAGGCCAAGCATTTCCTTACCAAAGAATTGATTCAATCAGACAATGAGAACGCTTGA